The following proteins are encoded in a genomic region of Mycobacteriales bacterium:
- a CDS encoding response regulator, with translation MTTVLVVDDEPQILRALRVNLAARDYDVVTASNGRQALDAAAHHHPDLIVLDLGLPDIDGVEVVRGVRGWTTVPIIILSGRSQSVAKVQALDAGADDYVTKPFNVDELLARIRAVSRRSAVGEDAPIATIGEWTVDLSTHRVTGADGADGADVRLTPTEWQLLEILIRNPGRLVSQRELIRAIRGPKYDDAAHYLRQFMAQLRRKLEADPARPQHLLTEPGMGYRFQP, from the coding sequence ATGACGACGGTGCTGGTGGTCGACGACGAGCCGCAGATCCTGCGTGCGCTGCGGGTCAATCTCGCTGCGCGCGACTACGACGTCGTGACCGCCAGCAACGGACGGCAGGCCCTTGATGCCGCCGCGCACCACCATCCGGACCTGATCGTGCTCGACCTCGGCCTGCCCGACATCGACGGGGTCGAGGTGGTGCGCGGGGTGCGGGGCTGGACCACGGTGCCGATCATCATCCTGTCGGGGCGCAGCCAGAGCGTGGCCAAGGTGCAGGCGCTGGACGCGGGCGCGGACGACTACGTGACCAAGCCGTTCAACGTCGATGAGCTGCTCGCGCGAATCCGTGCGGTCTCGCGCCGCTCGGCCGTCGGCGAGGACGCGCCGATCGCCACGATCGGTGAATGGACGGTCGACCTGTCCACGCACCGGGTCACGGGCGCCGACGGCGCCGACGGAGCCGACGTACGGCTCACTCCGACCGAATGGCAGCTGCTCGAGATCCTGATCCGGAATCCGGGCCGGCTGGTCTCGCAACGCGAGCTGATCCGCGCGATCCGCGGCCCGAAGTACGACGACGCCGCTCACTACCTCCGGCAGTTCATGGCACAGCTGCGGCGCAAGCTCGAGGCCGACCCGGCTCGCCCGCAGCACCTGCTGACCGAGCCCGGGATGGGATACCGCTTCCAGCCCTGA